One window of Burkholderia thailandensis E264 genomic DNA carries:
- a CDS encoding sugar kinase — translation MAAIVAAGELLAEFVAAKRGQGFAAPGEFAGPFPSGAPAIFADQAARMGASVAYAGCVGRDAFGDAIVARLAGHGVDVARIRRAARPTGIACVAYHAAGGRQFVYSIEGSASALLEPADVDAAMFAGCRYFHVMGSSLTSESAIAAVKRGVIEAARVGAKISFDPNVRAEMLAFAPMRAALRDMLDACHLFLPSEADLPFFCGPQPPERAIAGLLATHPLLERVVLKRGAAGSAAFDRTGSIAAPAYETAEVDPTGAGDCFGGTFVACLIAGLPVATALARANAAGALAVSRVGPMEGNSMPDDIDRFLAERGVRCAA, via the coding sequence ATGGCCGCGATCGTCGCCGCAGGCGAGCTGCTCGCCGAATTCGTCGCCGCGAAGCGCGGCCAGGGTTTCGCCGCGCCGGGCGAGTTCGCCGGCCCGTTTCCGAGCGGCGCGCCCGCGATCTTCGCCGATCAGGCGGCGCGCATGGGCGCGTCGGTCGCGTATGCGGGCTGCGTCGGCCGCGACGCATTCGGCGACGCGATCGTCGCGCGGCTCGCGGGCCACGGCGTCGACGTCGCGCGCATCCGCCGCGCCGCGCGGCCCACGGGCATCGCGTGCGTCGCGTATCACGCGGCCGGCGGCCGGCAATTCGTCTACAGCATCGAAGGCAGCGCGAGCGCGCTCCTCGAGCCGGCCGACGTCGATGCCGCGATGTTCGCCGGCTGCCGCTACTTCCACGTGATGGGCTCGTCGCTCACGAGCGAGAGCGCGATCGCCGCGGTCAAGCGCGGCGTGATCGAGGCGGCGCGCGTCGGCGCGAAGATTTCGTTCGATCCGAACGTGCGCGCCGAGATGCTCGCGTTCGCGCCGATGCGCGCGGCGCTGCGCGACATGCTCGACGCGTGCCACCTGTTCCTGCCGAGCGAGGCGGACCTGCCGTTTTTCTGCGGACCGCAGCCGCCCGAGCGCGCGATCGCGGGGCTGCTCGCGACGCATCCGCTGCTCGAGCGCGTCGTGCTCAAGCGCGGCGCGGCGGGCAGCGCCGCGTTCGATCGCACGGGCAGCATCGCCGCGCCCGCGTACGAGACGGCCGAAGTCGATCCGACGGGCGCGGGCGACTGCTTCGGCGGCACGTTCGTCGCGTGCCTGATCGCGGGGCTGCCCGTCGCGACCGCGCTCGCGCGCGCGAATGCGGCGGGCGCGCTCGCGGTGTCGCGCGTCGGGCCGATGGAGGGCAACAGCATGCCGGACGACATCGACCGTTTTCTGGCCGAGCGGGGTGTGCGATGCGCGGCGTGA
- a CDS encoding D-tagatose-bisphosphate aldolase, class II, non-catalytic subunit: MRGVSAVAERPRAGGHVQLLREIFDANRAGRASGIYSVCSAHRLVLEAAFEAARADESPLLVEATCNQVNHRGGYTGMTPADFRRDVDALARDAGFPAQALILGGDHLGPNPWRHLAARDAMREARTMVAAYVAAGFTKIHLDASMACADDAAPLSDETVAERAAQLCSAAEEAAVAAGASPVYVIGTEVPTPGGEVSAAAAGAANDPDGEANPPAREALEARNEAAADGGAFSRIEVTRAQSVGATLAAHRDAFERHGLRHAWSRVIAIVAQPGVDFDDRRVLDYDPARAAALGASILRTPSLVFEAHSTDYQTEDALAALVRDHFAILKVGPALTFALREALFALTYIEDALIDHASERSRLREVIDAAMRERPEYWAPYYRGDALAQRIARQFSYSDRIRYYWLQPAVAAALERLFDNLARRAPPETLVAQWLPDVYAACRRGELAREPLAWVRYRVRDVISRYARACGMQQSA, encoded by the coding sequence ATGCGCGGCGTGAGCGCGGTTGCCGAACGCCCGCGCGCGGGCGGCCACGTGCAGTTGTTGCGCGAGATCTTCGATGCGAATCGCGCGGGGCGCGCGAGCGGCATCTATTCGGTGTGCAGCGCGCATCGCCTCGTGCTCGAGGCGGCGTTCGAGGCGGCGCGCGCCGACGAATCGCCGCTGCTCGTGGAGGCGACCTGCAATCAGGTCAATCACCGCGGCGGCTATACCGGTATGACGCCCGCGGATTTCCGGCGCGACGTCGACGCGCTCGCGCGCGATGCGGGCTTTCCGGCGCAGGCGCTGATACTCGGCGGCGATCATCTCGGCCCGAATCCGTGGCGGCATCTCGCCGCGCGCGACGCGATGCGCGAGGCGCGGACGATGGTCGCCGCGTATGTCGCCGCCGGCTTCACGAAGATCCATCTGGACGCGAGCATGGCGTGCGCGGACGATGCCGCGCCGCTGTCCGACGAGACGGTCGCCGAGCGCGCCGCGCAGCTGTGCTCGGCCGCCGAGGAGGCGGCCGTGGCCGCGGGCGCGTCGCCTGTCTACGTGATCGGCACCGAGGTGCCGACGCCGGGCGGCGAGGTGAGCGCGGCGGCAGCCGGCGCGGCGAACGATCCGGATGGCGAAGCAAATCCGCCGGCGCGCGAGGCGCTCGAGGCGCGCAACGAAGCGGCCGCCGACGGCGGCGCGTTTTCGCGGATCGAAGTCACGCGCGCGCAGAGCGTGGGCGCGACGCTCGCCGCGCATCGGGACGCGTTCGAGCGGCACGGCTTGCGGCACGCCTGGTCGCGCGTGATCGCGATCGTCGCGCAGCCTGGCGTCGATTTTGACGATCGCCGCGTGCTCGACTACGATCCGGCGCGCGCCGCCGCGCTCGGCGCGAGCATCCTGCGCACGCCGTCGCTCGTGTTCGAAGCGCATTCGACCGATTACCAGACAGAAGATGCGCTCGCGGCGCTGGTGCGCGATCACTTCGCGATCCTGAAGGTTGGGCCGGCGCTGACGTTCGCGCTGCGCGAGGCGCTGTTCGCGCTGACCTACATCGAGGACGCACTCATCGACCACGCATCCGAGCGCTCGCGACTGCGCGAGGTGATCGACGCGGCGATGCGCGAGCGTCCCGAGTACTGGGCGCCGTACTACCGCGGCGACGCGCTCGCGCAGCGGATCGCGCGCCAGTTCAGCTACAGTGACCGAATCCGCTATTACTGGCTGCAGCCCGCGGTTGCGGCGGCGCTCGAGCGCCTCTTCGACAACCTCGCGCGCCGCGCGCCGCCCGAGACGCTCGTCGCGCAGTGGCTGCCCGACGTGTACGCGGCCTGCCGGCGTGGCGAGCTCGCGCGCGAGCCGCTCGCGTGGGTGCGATACCGGGTCCGGGACGTGATCTCGCGCTATGCGCGCGCGTGCGGAATGCAGCAAAGCGCTTGA
- a CDS encoding ABC transporter substrate-binding protein — protein MQRKTSIAAARAAALAALVSSALAAHAATLTIATLNNPDMIELKKLSSAFEKANPDIKLNWVILEENVLRQRATTDITTGSGQFDVMAIGTYEAPQWGKRGWLAPMTNLPAGYDLNDVIKTARDSLSYNGQLYALPFYVESSMTFYRKDLFAAKGLTMPEQPTYDQIAEFADKLTDRANGTYGICLRGKAGWGENMAYVSTLVNTFGGRWFDENWNAQLTSPEWKKAINFYVNLLKKNGPPGASSNGFNENLTLTASGKCAMWIDATVAAGMLYNKQQSQVAEKIGFAAAPVAVTPKGSHWLWAWALAIPKTSKQQDAAKKFVTWATSKQYVEMVGKDEGWASVPPGTRQSTYQRAEYKAAAPFSDFVLKAIQTADPNDPSLKKVPYTGIQYVGIPEFQSFGTVVGQAIAGAVAGQMSVDQALAAGQAAADRAVRQAGYRK, from the coding sequence ATGCAACGAAAGACGTCCATCGCCGCCGCACGCGCGGCCGCGCTCGCCGCGCTCGTGTCGTCGGCGCTCGCCGCGCACGCGGCGACGCTGACGATCGCGACGCTCAACAACCCGGACATGATCGAGCTGAAGAAGCTGTCGTCCGCGTTCGAGAAGGCGAACCCGGACATCAAGCTCAACTGGGTGATCCTCGAGGAGAACGTGCTGCGCCAGCGCGCGACGACCGACATCACGACGGGCAGCGGCCAGTTCGACGTGATGGCGATCGGCACGTACGAGGCCCCGCAGTGGGGCAAGCGCGGCTGGCTCGCGCCGATGACGAACCTGCCCGCCGGCTACGACCTGAACGACGTGATCAAGACGGCGCGCGATTCGCTGTCGTACAACGGCCAGCTGTACGCGCTGCCGTTCTATGTCGAGAGCTCGATGACGTTCTACCGCAAGGACCTGTTCGCGGCGAAGGGGCTGACGATGCCCGAGCAGCCGACCTACGACCAGATTGCCGAGTTCGCCGACAAGCTGACCGACCGCGCGAACGGCACGTACGGGATCTGCCTGCGCGGCAAGGCGGGCTGGGGCGAGAACATGGCGTACGTGTCGACGCTCGTCAACACGTTCGGCGGCCGCTGGTTCGACGAGAACTGGAACGCGCAGCTCACGTCGCCCGAGTGGAAGAAGGCGATCAACTTCTACGTGAACCTGCTGAAGAAGAACGGCCCGCCGGGCGCGAGCTCGAACGGCTTCAACGAGAACCTGACGCTCACCGCGTCGGGCAAGTGCGCGATGTGGATCGACGCGACAGTCGCGGCGGGCATGCTGTACAACAAGCAGCAGTCGCAAGTCGCGGAGAAGATCGGCTTCGCGGCGGCGCCGGTGGCCGTCACGCCGAAGGGTTCGCACTGGCTGTGGGCGTGGGCGCTGGCGATTCCGAAGACGTCGAAGCAGCAGGATGCGGCGAAGAAGTTCGTCACGTGGGCGACGTCGAAGCAGTACGTCGAGATGGTCGGCAAGGACGAGGGCTGGGCGTCGGTGCCGCCGGGCACGCGCCAGTCGACGTATCAGCGCGCCGAGTACAAGGCGGCCGCGCCGTTCTCGGACTTCGTGCTCAAGGCGATTCAGACCGCCGATCCGAACGACCCGTCGCTGAAGAAGGTGCCGTACACCGGCATCCAGTATGTCGGGATTCCTGAATTCCAGTCGTTCGGCACGGTGGTCGGCCAGGCGATCGCGGGCGCGGTCGCGGGGCAGATGAGCGTCGATCAGGCGCTTGCAGCGGGGCAGGCGGCGGCCGATCGCGCGGTGCGCCAGGCCGGCTACCGGAAGTGA
- a CDS encoding carbohydrate ABC transporter permease translates to MRHLRLPLAHSAPLSDAGRAAGGRARGKPARWLATPSVAVLFLWMAIPLAMTIWFSLTRYNLLNPDVKGFAGLDNYRFLATDPSFLPAIWHTLALIGAVLAITVAGGVLMAVLFDRKFYGQGIARLIAIAPFFVMPTVSALIWKNMILHPVYGLVARAMLALGMQPIDWFAQYPLASIVMIVAWQWLPFAFLILFTAIQSLDQEQKEAARIDGAGPFAMFFYITLPHLRRAIAVVVMMETIFLLSIFAEIYTTTGGGPGDATTNLSYLIYALGLQQFDVGLASAGGILAVVLANVVSFFLVRMLARNLKGEYEA, encoded by the coding sequence ATGCGTCACTTACGTCTTCCTCTCGCTCACTCGGCGCCGCTCAGCGACGCGGGGCGCGCCGCGGGCGGGCGCGCGCGCGGCAAGCCGGCGCGCTGGCTCGCGACGCCGTCCGTCGCCGTGCTGTTCCTGTGGATGGCGATTCCGCTCGCGATGACGATCTGGTTCTCGCTCACGCGCTACAACCTGCTGAATCCGGACGTCAAGGGCTTCGCCGGCCTCGACAACTACCGCTTCCTCGCGACCGACCCGTCGTTCCTGCCGGCGATCTGGCACACGCTCGCGCTGATCGGCGCGGTGCTCGCGATCACGGTCGCGGGCGGCGTGCTGATGGCCGTGCTGTTCGACCGCAAGTTCTACGGGCAGGGCATCGCGCGCCTCATCGCGATCGCGCCGTTCTTCGTGATGCCGACGGTGTCGGCGCTCATCTGGAAGAACATGATCCTGCATCCGGTGTACGGGCTCGTCGCGCGCGCGATGCTCGCGCTCGGGATGCAGCCGATCGACTGGTTCGCGCAGTATCCGCTCGCCTCGATCGTGATGATCGTCGCGTGGCAGTGGCTGCCGTTCGCGTTCCTGATTCTGTTCACCGCGATCCAGTCGCTCGACCAGGAGCAGAAGGAAGCCGCGCGGATCGACGGCGCGGGCCCGTTCGCGATGTTCTTCTACATCACGCTGCCGCATCTGAGGCGCGCGATCGCGGTCGTCGTGATGATGGAGACGATCTTCCTGCTGTCGATCTTCGCCGAAATCTACACGACGACGGGCGGCGGCCCGGGCGACGCGACGACGAACCTGTCGTACCTGATCTACGCGCTCGGGCTGCAGCAGTTCGACGTCGGGCTCGCGTCGGCGGGCGGCATTCTCGCCGTCGTGCTCGCGAACGTCGTGTCGTTCTTCCTCGTGAGAATGCTCGCGCGAAATCTGAAAGGGGAGTACGAAGCATGA
- a CDS encoding carbohydrate ABC transporter permease — protein MSDLTVSASSGGLPAALGAVRRALPGLLAWLVALALFFPIFWMAITAFKTEQQAYSSTLFFVPTLDSFREVFARSNYFAFAWNSVLISAGATVVCLLLAVPAAYAMAFFPSGRTQKVLLWMLSTKMMPSVGVLVPIYLMWKDAGLLDTVSGLVIVYTLINLPIAVWMTFTYFNEIPRDILEAGRIDGASTWQEIVYLLMPMALPGLASTALLLVILSWNEAFWSINLSSSNAAPLTVFIASYSSPEGLFWAKLSAASLLAVAPILVVGWLSQKQLVRGLTFGAVK, from the coding sequence ATGAGCGATCTGACCGTATCGGCTTCAAGCGGCGGGCTGCCCGCCGCGCTCGGCGCGGTGAGGCGCGCGCTGCCGGGCCTGCTTGCGTGGCTCGTCGCGCTCGCGCTGTTCTTTCCGATCTTCTGGATGGCGATCACCGCGTTCAAGACCGAGCAGCAGGCGTATTCTTCGACGCTCTTCTTCGTGCCGACGCTCGACAGCTTCCGCGAGGTGTTCGCGCGCAGCAACTACTTCGCGTTCGCGTGGAACTCGGTGCTGATCTCGGCAGGCGCAACCGTGGTCTGCTTGCTGCTCGCCGTGCCCGCCGCGTACGCGATGGCGTTTTTCCCGAGCGGGCGCACGCAGAAGGTGCTGCTGTGGATGCTGTCGACGAAGATGATGCCGTCCGTCGGCGTGCTCGTGCCGATCTATCTGATGTGGAAGGACGCGGGCCTGCTCGACACCGTCTCGGGGCTCGTGATCGTCTACACGCTGATCAACCTGCCGATCGCCGTGTGGATGACGTTCACGTATTTCAACGAGATTCCGAGGGACATCCTCGAGGCGGGGCGCATCGACGGCGCGTCGACGTGGCAGGAGATCGTCTATCTGCTGATGCCGATGGCGCTGCCCGGCCTCGCGTCGACCGCGCTGCTGCTCGTGATCCTGTCGTGGAACGAGGCGTTCTGGAGCATCAACCTGTCGAGCTCGAACGCCGCGCCGCTGACCGTGTTCATCGCGTCGTACTCGAGCCCCGAGGGGCTCTTCTGGGCGAAGCTGTCGGCGGCGTCGCTGCTCGCGGTCGCGCCGATTCTCGTCGTCGGCTGGCTGTCGCAGAAGCAGCTCGTGCGCGGCCTCACGTTTGGGGCGGTCAAATGA
- a CDS encoding HAD family hydrolase → MTAHAHDARALVCDCDGVLIDSEAIAADVLVRELEARWPGVAVRPIVMPLLGLRTERVLGCASERTGRALADSDVEAIRRSVEAAAVQAPVVDGIDAALARIDLTIACASNSRRHYVDAALRRTGLKRFFGERLFCADGVARPKPAPDVYLAAAHALGVAPSRCLVVEDSATGVTAASAAGMTVLGFVGGGHASPRQVDALRGIGARRVFDDMRELPGLVARWVETGALDPH, encoded by the coding sequence ATGACGGCGCATGCGCACGACGCGCGCGCGCTCGTCTGCGATTGCGACGGCGTGCTGATCGACAGCGAGGCGATCGCGGCCGACGTGCTGGTGCGCGAGCTCGAGGCGCGCTGGCCGGGCGTCGCGGTGCGGCCGATCGTGATGCCGCTTCTCGGCCTGCGCACCGAGCGCGTGCTCGGCTGTGCGAGCGAGCGTACGGGCCGCGCGCTCGCCGATTCGGATGTCGAAGCGATTCGGCGCAGCGTCGAGGCGGCGGCGGTTCAGGCGCCGGTCGTCGACGGCATCGACGCGGCGCTCGCGCGGATCGATCTGACGATCGCGTGCGCGAGCAACAGCCGCCGGCATTACGTCGACGCCGCGCTGCGCCGCACGGGCCTCAAGCGTTTTTTCGGCGAGCGCCTGTTCTGCGCGGACGGCGTCGCGCGCCCGAAGCCCGCCCCCGACGTCTATCTGGCCGCCGCGCATGCGCTCGGCGTCGCGCCGTCGCGATGCCTCGTCGTCGAGGACAGCGCGACCGGCGTGACGGCCGCGTCGGCGGCGGGCATGACGGTGCTCGGCTTCGTCGGCGGCGGCCACGCGTCGCCGCGGCAGGTCGACGCGCTGCGCGGAATCGGCGCGCGGCGCGTGTTCGACGACATGCGGGAGCTGCCCGGCCTCGTCGCGCGATGGGTCGAGACGGGGGCGCTCGATCCGCACTGA
- a CDS encoding ABC transporter ATP-binding protein, producing MASVLLRNIGKRYDDNEVLHNVNLDIADGEFVVFVGPSGCGKSTLMRMIAGLEDISGGELLIDGAKVNDVPSAKRGIAMVFQSYALYPHMTLYDNMAFGLKLAGANKQEIDDAVKQAAQILHIDHLLDRKPKQLSGGQRQRVAIGRAITRKPKVFLFDEPLSNLDAALRVKMRLEFARLHDELKTTMIYVTHDQVEAMTLADKIVVLSAGSVQQVGTPNELYHAPANQFVAGFIGSPKMNFLAGAVESASADGALVRFETGEAQRVAVDAATLRAGDRVTVGIRPEHLHVGVAGGDGVVARTMAVESLGDAAYLYAESAAAPDGLIARIPPLDTYRAGEKLRVGAQPEHCHLFDAHGRAFKRKPRHALAA from the coding sequence ATGGCAAGCGTGCTCCTGCGCAATATCGGCAAGCGCTACGACGACAACGAGGTGCTGCACAACGTCAATCTCGACATCGCGGACGGCGAGTTCGTCGTGTTCGTCGGGCCGAGCGGCTGCGGCAAATCCACGCTGATGCGGATGATCGCCGGGCTCGAGGACATCTCGGGCGGCGAGCTGCTGATCGACGGCGCGAAGGTCAACGACGTGCCGAGCGCGAAGCGCGGCATCGCGATGGTGTTCCAGTCGTACGCGCTCTATCCGCACATGACGCTCTACGACAACATGGCCTTCGGCCTGAAGCTCGCGGGCGCGAACAAGCAGGAGATCGACGACGCGGTGAAGCAGGCCGCGCAGATCCTGCACATCGATCATCTGCTCGACAGGAAGCCCAAGCAGCTCTCGGGCGGGCAGCGGCAGCGCGTCGCGATCGGCCGCGCGATCACGCGCAAGCCGAAAGTGTTTCTTTTCGACGAGCCGCTGTCGAACCTCGACGCGGCGCTGCGCGTGAAGATGCGGCTCGAATTCGCGCGGCTGCACGACGAACTGAAGACGACGATGATCTATGTGACGCACGATCAGGTCGAGGCGATGACGCTCGCGGACAAGATCGTCGTGCTGTCGGCGGGCAGCGTGCAGCAGGTCGGCACGCCGAACGAGCTGTATCACGCGCCCGCGAACCAGTTCGTCGCGGGCTTCATCGGCTCGCCGAAGATGAACTTTCTCGCGGGCGCGGTCGAATCGGCGTCGGCCGACGGCGCGCTCGTGCGCTTCGAGACGGGCGAGGCGCAGCGCGTGGCCGTCGACGCGGCCACGCTGCGCGCGGGCGATCGCGTGACGGTCGGCATCCGGCCCGAGCATCTGCACGTTGGCGTTGCGGGCGGCGACGGCGTCGTCGCGCGGACGATGGCCGTCGAATCGCTCGGCGACGCCGCGTATCTGTACGCGGAATCGGCCGCCGCGCCGGACGGGCTGATCGCGCGCATTCCGCCGCTCGACACGTATCGCGCGGGCGAGAAGTTGCGCGTCGGCGCGCAGCCCGAGCATTGCCATCTGTTCGACGCACACGGGCGTGCGTTCAAGCGCAAGCCGAGGCACGCGCTGGCCGCGTGA
- a CDS encoding haloacid dehalogenase-like hydrolase — MKTGRRHFVRSVASASAALAAAAWSPARAASDVPGTSAAPLSLTPGRWSPNNVARLRAVLAEHGATSPRYRAERRPYAVFDWDNTSIMNDCEEALLMHQIDGLHYRLTPGQFSAILRQGVPDGPFDAKLGYTTIDGKPVRMEDIAADVEADYRWLHANYRGLAGDKPLDEIRRSEQFRDFRAKLYFMYDAICDTYPVEIGYKWIMYWYAGMTRDELQAMAFDSNVANLGDALRKVTYESSRALPGRTGVVAATHFHGIRIHEEIRAVMDTLRSNGIDVYISTASLDDVVRVFAGHAAFGYGVPAENVIGMRLTMADGKYVNEYLPDWHFNYGPGKTVGIRRELQSKKGYGPLLVFGDSDGDAWMLRDFADTAVGVIVNRMKQGEIGLDSRKAAEQIGAKDARLVLQGRDENTGLMVADERSIKYGKREPRLLA, encoded by the coding sequence ATGAAAACAGGACGTCGACACTTCGTGCGCTCGGTTGCGAGCGCCTCGGCCGCGCTCGCGGCCGCCGCATGGTCCCCCGCGCGCGCCGCATCCGACGTGCCCGGCACGTCCGCGGCCCCGCTGTCGCTCACGCCCGGGCGCTGGTCGCCGAACAACGTCGCGCGGCTGCGCGCGGTGCTCGCCGAGCACGGCGCAACGAGCCCGCGCTACCGCGCCGAGCGCCGCCCGTACGCGGTGTTCGACTGGGACAACACGAGCATCATGAACGACTGCGAAGAAGCGCTGCTGATGCACCAGATCGACGGGCTGCATTACCGGCTCACGCCCGGGCAGTTCTCCGCGATCCTGCGCCAGGGCGTGCCCGACGGCCCGTTCGACGCGAAGCTCGGCTATACCACCATCGACGGCAAGCCCGTGCGGATGGAGGACATCGCGGCCGATGTCGAAGCCGACTACCGGTGGCTGCACGCGAACTACCGCGGCCTCGCCGGCGACAAGCCGCTCGACGAGATCCGCCGCAGCGAGCAGTTCCGGGATTTCCGCGCGAAGCTGTACTTCATGTACGACGCGATCTGCGACACGTACCCGGTCGAGATCGGCTACAAGTGGATCATGTACTGGTACGCGGGGATGACGCGCGACGAGTTGCAGGCGATGGCGTTCGACAGCAACGTCGCGAACCTCGGCGACGCGCTGCGCAAGGTCACGTACGAAAGCTCGCGCGCGCTGCCGGGCCGGACGGGCGTGGTCGCCGCGACGCACTTCCACGGCATCCGCATCCACGAGGAAATCCGCGCGGTGATGGACACGCTGCGCTCGAACGGCATCGACGTGTACATCAGCACCGCGTCGCTCGACGACGTCGTGCGCGTGTTCGCGGGCCACGCGGCGTTCGGCTACGGCGTGCCCGCCGAGAACGTGATCGGCATGCGGCTCACGATGGCGGACGGCAAGTACGTGAACGAATACCTGCCGGACTGGCACTTCAACTACGGACCGGGCAAGACGGTCGGCATCCGCCGCGAGCTGCAGTCGAAGAAAGGCTACGGGCCGCTCCTCGTATTCGGCGACAGCGACGGCGACGCGTGGATGCTGCGCGACTTCGCCGATACCGCGGTCGGCGTGATCGTCAACCGGATGAAGCAAGGCGAGATCGGCCTCGACAGCCGCAAGGCGGCCGAGCAGATCGGCGCGAAGGACGCGCGGCTCGTGCTGCAGGGGCGCGACGAGAACACCGGGCTGATGGTCGCCGACGAGCGCTCGATCAAGTACGGCAAGCGCGAGCCCAGGCTGCTCGCGTGA
- a CDS encoding sugar-binding transcriptional regulator — protein MSKSSEKLDLATRAAWLYYVAGDTQNEIAEKLQVSRPVAQRLVAFAVEKNLIRVRVDHRIADCLDLAAQLSKRYGLAMCEVVPIDGDAPDAIDRKLAVAGAQVMERYLSEDKPMVIAVSSGRTLKAAVAQIAQLERPQHRLVSMVGAIAQDGSSNPYDVAQHISEKTGGKHFLLPAPLFADSETERAQWCNHRLYRIVEKLSAQADVAFVGVGNIGAHCPLFEDGFITEGELNEMVELGAVAEMLGLPIDAQGRPVVASTSTRVTSVALDAPPKRPTIGFAGGPRKRAAVLAALRGRWLSGLVTDETCARAALAE, from the coding sequence GTGTCCAAGTCCTCCGAAAAACTCGATCTCGCGACGCGCGCCGCCTGGCTCTATTACGTCGCGGGCGATACGCAAAACGAAATCGCCGAGAAGCTGCAAGTGTCGCGCCCCGTCGCGCAGCGCCTCGTCGCGTTCGCGGTGGAGAAGAACCTGATCCGCGTGCGCGTCGACCACCGCATCGCCGACTGCCTCGATCTCGCCGCGCAGCTGTCGAAGCGCTACGGCCTCGCGATGTGCGAAGTCGTGCCGATCGACGGCGACGCGCCCGACGCGATCGACCGCAAGCTCGCGGTCGCCGGCGCGCAGGTGATGGAGCGCTACCTGAGCGAAGACAAGCCGATGGTGATCGCGGTCAGCAGCGGCCGCACGCTGAAGGCCGCCGTCGCGCAGATCGCGCAGCTCGAGCGGCCGCAGCACCGGCTCGTGTCGATGGTGGGCGCGATCGCGCAGGACGGCTCGTCGAACCCGTACGACGTCGCGCAGCACATCTCCGAGAAGACGGGCGGCAAGCACTTCCTGCTGCCCGCGCCGCTCTTCGCGGACAGCGAGACCGAGCGCGCGCAGTGGTGCAATCACCGGCTGTACCGGATCGTCGAGAAGCTGTCGGCGCAGGCGGACGTCGCGTTCGTCGGCGTCGGCAACATCGGCGCGCACTGCCCGCTGTTCGAGGACGGCTTCATCACCGAGGGCGAGTTGAACGAGATGGTCGAGCTCGGCGCGGTGGCCGAGATGCTTGGCCTGCCGATCGACGCGCAGGGGCGGCCGGTCGTCGCGTCGACGAGCACGCGCGTGACGAGCGTTGCGCTCGACGCGCCGCCGAAGCGCCCGACGATCGGCTTCGCGGGCGGGCCGCGCAAGCGCGCCGCGGTGCTCGCCGCGCTGCGCGGCAGATGGCTCTCGGGGCTCGTGACCGACGAGACCTGCGCGCGTGCCGCGCTCGCGGAGTAA